The genomic interval CAACATCGAGCTGGAGCGCGTGGGCGCCGAGGAGCCGGGGCCCAAGGCGCGCGCGCAGTTCGACCTGACCAGCCCGCCGATCGACTTCGTCAAGCTCGCCGAGGGCATGGGCATGAACGCACGCCGCGCGTCGACCGCAGAGGAGTTCACCGCGGCGCTGCAGCACGCATTCAGCACCAAGGGGCCACACCTGATCGACGCCATCGTGCCCCCCGAGTTCGACGGCCTGAAGCTGCGTGCGCTGCCCATGGGGCTCGAGGCGCTGCAGCGCATCCCGTCGCCCATCGCGAAGACGCTGAAGAAGAAGCTGGGCCTCTGACGGCGCCGGGCGGTCTACACAGTGGACACATGCGTCCCGAGACGCGACACTGAAGCGGCAATCGTACGTCTTCACCACTTCCTTCGGGGGAACACCTTGACTCGATCTCTCTTCGTGGCCACCGCCTGTTGCGGTCTGCTCGTCGCGTCCCTGTGGGCGGCTCCGGGTCTGGCGCAGGACGACCGCGCGCGCATGCACTTCCAGGCTGGTGCTTCGTACTACGAGGCGGGCGACTACGCCGACGCCCTCCGTGAGTTCCAGCGATCGCACGCGCTCAGCCAACGGTCGGAGCTCTTCTACAATTTCTCGCTCTGCTACCAGCAGCTGGGCGACCTGGAGCAGGCGGCGCAGTACCTGCGGCGCTTCCTCGACGAGGTGCCCACGGTCGAGAACCGTGACCAACTCGAGCGGCGGCACGCGAACCTGCTCGAGCGCATCGCGCAGCAGCACGCGGACCCCGAGCAGCCCGTCGACACGACCGACCCAGACCCGCCCGACACGGACGCGCCAGACACGGACACGGACGCGACAGACGCGGCGAGTACGCCGGCCGCGCCTGATGCCTCGGACGAACCGCCTGCGGACACCCGTGCCGCATCGTCTGGCGTGCACCCCGGAGCCATCGCGGGCTACGCGACAGCAGGCGTAGGGGTCGCCATGGCGGTCACGTTCGGAGCCATGGCCCTCCGCGAGCGCAGCGACGTGGAAGCCGGCTGCGGCGCCGACCGCAGCTGCACCCGCGGACAGGTGCAGCGCATGGACAGGCTGGCCCTCGTGGCCGACCTCGGCATCGCGGTCGCGGTGGCCGGGGCCACGGTCGGCACCATCTTCCTCATCCGCGGTCGTCGCGACTCCTCGGACGCGACGGAAGCGCGGGTCGCCGTCTCACCCTACGCTGGGCCCACGGGCGCCGGCGCCTTGATCCAGGGGCAGTTCTGATGATGCACCCCACTCTCCGCGGTGCCCTCGTGGCCTCACTGCTCGGGCTCGTGATGCTGCCGGTGTCCTCTGGCTGCAGCCTGCTCATCGACTCCGACGAGTTCGTCGCGCCGCGCGATGCGGGCTCCTCGGACAACGGCACGGGCGACGCTGGCGGCAACGACGACATGGGCAACGAAGACAGCGGCCCCGTGGACCAAGGCCCCGAGTCCTGCGGGACGCTCGTCTGCTCTGGCAGCGCGCCCCACTGCTTCGCGCCCAACTTCTGCGTGGAGTGCACCGAGAACGCGCACTGCCCCAACAATGTCTGCGACCCCACGACGGGCAACTGCGTGGACCCCTCGCCCGACTGCGTTTCGTGCAGTGGCCCCGGAGACACGTGCGTGGACTTCCCCGGCGCCGCGAGCGGCAAGGCGTGCATTCGCTGTGACCGAGACGCCGATGGCTTCACCGCCAGCTGGAACCTCTGCAACTCGGCGGCCCCCGTGGGCCGTCCGCGCGACTGCGACGACTCCAACGACCAACGCTACCCCGGTGCCTCGCCGGTGTGCGACGACAACGCACGGCAAGGGTGCCCGACCCCCCAGTTCGATGACCTCATCCAACACCTCGGCGGGAGCATCGTCGAGTTCGGACAGACCCCGAGGTACACCGTCGCGAACGGCATCAACCTGAACACGCAGCTGAGCACCCTCGCGATGGACCCGGCCGTGGGCGTCGAAGGCGAAGACCCGAACGCGGCACGCTGGGCCTTTGGCTACCTGGACAACGGCAGCGCCTACCTGACCACCGTGCAGGAGCGTGGCTTCGACGACAACGCGGGACAGTTCGTGTGGCAGGTGGGGGGCGCGCCGCTGCACGGCTCCCCCGGTTGGCCCTTCGACGAAAACGAGGTGACGGCGTTCACGCTGGACGCCACGGGCGAGACGGGTCCCGGCCGTCGATTCTACCGCTTCGGCGCCGCCGGCAAGATCGGAGGTGACTCGAACACCGTCCTGCTGGCGCAGAGCATGAGCAACCCCGGCTTGATCGACGAGATCTCGCGCGCCGCCGAGACGGTCGGCTTCCTCCCGCCACTGGCCATCATCGGGACAGCCACGGACTTCGACCTGATCTTCCGGTCTGGGGGGTTCGCGGGGAACCGCATGCTCCACTCGCAACCCGAAGGACAGACAGCCGTCGCGCCGGTGGCGCCGGATGCGGTGGCATACGTGTACGAGGCGGAGGGGGAGCACATCTTCTACCGCACCAACGCGGGCAGCATCGGCTACTGGGATGGTGTCGCGAACGCGGGACGCACCGTGGACATGACCGGGACGGGCGGCAACGCGGTCGGGCCTGCGCGCTTCGCAACGGATGGCATGAACACGGTCGGGCTGATCCCTTACCTGACTGGCGTGCGCGTCGTCTCGTTCGGCTGTCCCGGCGGCATGTTCGACAACTGCGAGACGGTCACGTCCGACATCCAGCCGGTGCTGCCCAACATGAACGTGTTCGACTTCGAGCTGCGCGACAACGTGCTGTTCGTCGCGTTCGCGATGGGCGACAGCGTGATGCTCCACGTGCTGACCTTGAACGCGGGTACGCTCTCCGTGCGGACTCCGCAGGCCCTCCGCATCATCGGGCCGAACGACAGCAACCCGACGCTGCAGAGCATCGTCGCCGTGGAGACCGACATCAACGTCGGCCCCAACCACGTCGAGATCGTGGTGGGTGCCGCCGCCGCGACCACGGGCGGGCCCTCCGCGGCGATCGTCGCCACCGCCCTGCGCGCGTGCACGGCGCTCTGAACACCCGCGCGTCGACCCTCTGAGCGGCT from Sandaracinaceae bacterium carries:
- a CDS encoding tetratricopeptide repeat protein — protein: MTRSLFVATACCGLLVASLWAAPGLAQDDRARMHFQAGASYYEAGDYADALREFQRSHALSQRSELFYNFSLCYQQLGDLEQAAQYLRRFLDEVPTVENRDQLERRHANLLERIAQQHADPEQPVDTTDPDPPDTDAPDTDTDATDAASTPAAPDASDEPPADTRAASSGVHPGAIAGYATAGVGVAMAVTFGAMALRERSDVEAGCGADRSCTRGQVQRMDRLALVADLGIAVAVAGATVGTIFLIRGRRDSSDATEARVAVSPYAGPTGAGALIQGQF